In Musa acuminata AAA Group cultivar baxijiao chromosome BXJ3-9, Cavendish_Baxijiao_AAA, whole genome shotgun sequence, a single genomic region encodes these proteins:
- the LOC135648602 gene encoding uncharacterized protein LOC135648602: protein MRRIFFVKTTLSYNAKDQFKAGEGANPRTKSRNKMGKIKRGGIFIRRKKEKAMGKKRKTLASDNDIAQTSVVHEDGSNSILQDASLKHCIVYQRRRKKNSSDTNSAVSLSGIFEMVSILKGRDGTSLTSNQASSVEKETHVGTESFTDSKMDMFQHTESALNLATVPEISESLDDIKNNVACKIDMEDSDSNKLANQALPIETNLSPELSSNSYQLEAYSIQFEKSRKKEISLSGFSYDIQHICSDVTSTCTLQPVAASVDANEFSRVSSSDEVRRIMEVKCDIKAKATSTSEVIKKTESCFHNSGDGQHVAAEGSPKLLPAGQKDECATLLFQLENKVLRDASSLIHSREASKLGSGDGSESGQSAVHEKNSLDFKNRCNDSYAVHVKEHAPSSVNHVVKDVSSDVTKDRDQSSNLAALSDTETLLSSSRKKLIVLDLNGLLADINQEYHYAHKAHRRVGGKLVFKRPFCDDFLKFCFERFHVGVWSSRRRYNVDVVVDFLMGNLRHKLLFCWDQSKCTDTGYTTIENMHKPLVLKELKKLWNNEGHDLPWEKGEYSPSNTLLVDDSPYKAICNPPHTAIFPFPYKFTDENDNSLGPGGDLRAYLEGLTMADDVQLYVQGHPFGQQAILDSNPSWNFYLKIIDKIQNSSSLTASRG, encoded by the exons ATGCGTCGTATCTTTTTCGTGAAGACCACGTTAAGCTACAATGCGAAGGATCAATTTAAGGCTGGCGAAGGAGCGAATCCGCGAACAAAATCCCGAAATAAAATGGGGAAGATAAAAAGAGGAGGGATTTTTATtaggaggaagaaagagaaagCAATGGGGAAGAAGCGGAAAACCCTCGCCTCAG ATAATGATATTGCCCAAACAAGTGTAGTACATGAGGATGGTTCCAATTCCATATTGCAAGACGCCAGCTTGAAGCATTGCATAGTGTACCAAAGGAGACGGAAGAAGAATTCGTCAGACACTAATTCTGCTGTTTCTTTGTCTGGGATTTTTGAAATGGTCTCAATCCTGAAGGGTCGCGATGGAACATCTCTTACTAGCAATCAAGCATCATCAGTGGAGAAAGAAACTCATGTTGGGACTGAATCCTTTACTGACTCTAAAATGGACATGTTTCAACATACAGAATCAGCACTCAACCTTGCAACTGTACCTGAAATCTCTGAGTCTCTTGATGACATCAAAAACAATGTGGCATGCAAGATTGATATGGAAGATAGTGATTCTAATAAACTTGCTAATCAAGCTTTACCAATTGAAACCAATTTATCACCTGAGTTATCTTCAAACTCATACCAGCTGGAAGCCTATTCTATCCAGTTTGAAAAGAgcagaaaaaaagaaataagtttaagtgGTTTTTCATATGACATTCAACATATCTGCTCAGACGTAACATCAACTTGTACCTTGCAGCCAGTTGCTGCATCTGTTGATGCTAATGAATTTAGTAGGGTCTCTTCATCAGATGAAGTTAGGAGAATTATGGAGGTGAAATGTGACATAAAGGCCAAAGCAACATCCACCAGTGAAGTAATAAAGAAGACTGAGAGTTGTTTCCATAACTCTGGTGATGGTCAGCATGTTGCTGCAGAAGGAAGCCCAAAATTGCTTCCTGCTGGTCAGAAGGACGAATGTGCTACTCTATTGTTCCAATTAGAAAACAAAGTTCTCAGGGATGCCTCATCACTAATCCACTCTAGGGAGGCATCTAAACTAGGAAGTGGAGATGGATCAGAGAGTGGGCAATCAGCCGTTCATGAAAAGAATTCTTTGGACTTTAAAAACAGGTGTAATGATTCATATGCTGTTCATGTGAAAGAACATGCTCCTTCATCAGTGAATCATGTTGTGAAAGATGTCTCTTCTGATGTGACCAAGGACCGGGATCAGAGTTCAAATTTAGCAGCCTTGTCTGACACGGAAACATTGTTGAGTTCTTCTAGGAAGAAGCTAATCGTTCTTGATTTGAAtggtttacttgctgatatcaatCAGGAGTATCATTATGCTCATAAAGCACATAGGAGAGTTGGAGGAAAATTAG TTTTTAAAAGGCCCTTCTGTGATGATTTtctgaagttttgttttgagagATTTCATGTGGGTGTGTGGTCTTCAAGAAGAAG ATATAATGTTGATGTGGTGGTTGATTTTCTCATGGGAAATTTGAGACATAAACTGTTATTTTGTTGG GACCAATCAAAATGCACGGATACTGGGTATACAACAATAGAGAACATGCATAAACCACTGGTTCTTAAAGAACTAAAGAAATTGTGGAACAATGAGGGACATGATCTTCCGTGGGAAAAGGGAGAGTACTCACCATCAAACACATTGCTTGTGGATGATTCTCCTTACAAAGCCATTTGCAATCCT CCACACACTGCTATTTTTCCATTTCCATATAAATTCACGGACGAAAATGACAATTCATTAG ggCCAGGAGGTGATCTACGTGCTTATTTGGAAGGGCTAACAATGGCTGATGATGTTCAACTCTATGTTCAAGGACATCCCTTTGGTCAACAAGCTATACTAGATAGTAATCCATCATGGAATTTCTACCtaaaaataattgataaaatTCAGAATTCATCATCTCTAACTGCTTCAAGAGGATGA